Proteins encoded within one genomic window of Felis catus isolate Fca126 chromosome C1, F.catus_Fca126_mat1.0, whole genome shotgun sequence:
- the AMPD2 gene encoding AMP deaminase 2 isoform X3 translates to MDGKCKEIAEELFSRSLAESELRSAPYEFPEESPIEQLEERRQRLERQISQDVKLEPDILLRAKQDFLKTDSESDFQLFKEQSEGQGDRGLRDRDVVLEREFQRVTISGEEKCGVPFTDLLDAAKSVVRALFIREKYMALSLQSFCPTTRRYLQQLAEKPLETRTYEQGPDTPVSADAPVHPPALEQHPYEYCEPSTMPGDLGLGLRMVQGVVHVYTRRETDDHCSEMELPYPDLQEFVADVNVLMALIINGPIKSFCYRRLQYLSSKFQMHVLLNEMKELAAQKKVPHRDFYNIRKVDTHIHASSCMNQKHLLRFIKRAMKRHLEEIVHVEQGREQTLREVFESMNLTAYDLSVDTLDMHADRNTFHRFDKFNAKYNPIGESVLREIFIKTDNRVSGKYFAHIIKEVMSDLEESKYQNAELRLSIYGRSRDEWDKLACWAVKHKVHSPNVRWLVQVPRLFDVYRTKGQLANFQEMLENIFLPLFEATVHPASHPELHLFLEHVDGFDSVDDESKPENHVFNLESPLPEAWVEEDNPPYAYYLYYTFANMAMLNHLRRQRGFHTFVLRPHCGEAGPIHHLVSAFMLAENISHGLLLRKAPVLQYLYYLAQIGIAMSPLSNNSLFLSYHRNPLPEYLSRGLMVSLSTDDPLQFHFTKEPLMEEYSIATQVWKLSSCDMCELARNSVLMSGFSHKVKSHWLGPNYTKEGPEGNDIRRTNVPDIRVGYRYETLCQELALITQAVQSETLETIPEEAGVTTSPGPQ, encoded by the exons GCTGGAGCCAGATATCCTGCTTCGGGCCAAGCAAGATTTCCTGAAGACAGACAGTGAATCAGACTTCCa GCTCTTCAAGGAGCAGAGCGAGGGGCAAGGTGACCGGGGCCTGCGGGACCGAGACGTGGTGCTAGAGCGGGAATTTCAGCGGGTCACCATCTCCGGCGAGGAGAAGTGTGGG GTGCCATTCACAGACCTGCTGGATGCAGCCAAGAGTGTGGTGCGGGCACTTTTTATCCGGGAGAAGTACATGGCCCTGTCACTGCAGAGTTTTTGCCCTACCACCCGGCGGTATCTGCAGCAGCTGGCTGAGAAGCCTCTGGAGACACGGACCTATGAGCAGGGCCCTGACACCCCTGTGTCTGCTG ATGCCCCGGTGCACCCCCCTGCGCTGGAGCAGCACCCATATGAGTACTGTGAGCCGAGCACCATGCCTGGGGACCTGGGTTTGGGTCTGCGCATGGTGCAGGGCGTGGTGCACGTCTACACCCGCAGGGAAACTGATGATCA TTGCTCAGAGATGGAGCTGCCGTACCCTGACCTGCAGGAATTTGTGGCAGATGTCAATGTGCTCATGGCCCTGATTATCAATGGCCCCAT AAAGTCCTTCTGCTACCGTCGGCTACAGTACCTGAGCTCCAAGTTCCAGATGCACGTGCTGCTCAACGAGATGAAGGAGCTGGCCGCCCAGAAGAAGGTTCCACACCGAGACTTCTACAACATCCGCAAG GTGGACACGCACATCCACGCCTCGTCCTGCATGAACCAGAAGCACCTGCTGCGCTTTATCAAACGGGCGATGAAGCGGCACCTGGAGGAGATCGTGCACGTGGAGCAGGGCCGTGAGCAAACGCTGCGGGAGGTCTTTGAGAGCATGAATCTCACTGCCTATGACCTGAGTGTGGACACACTGGACATGCACGCG GACAGAAACACCTTCCATCGCTTTGACAAGTTCAATGCCAAATACAACCCCATTGGGGAGTCTGTCCTCCGAGAGATCTTCATCAAAACCGACAACAGGGTCTCTGGAAAGTACTTTGCCCACATTATCAAG GAGGTGATGTCAGACCTGGAGGAGAGCAAATACCAGAACGCGGAGCTGCGACTCTCCATCTACGGGCGCTCAAGGGACGAGTGGGACAAGCTGGCCTGTTGGGCCGTGAAGCACAAAGTACACTCCCCCAACGTGCGCTGGCTCGTGCAAGTGCCCCGCCTCTT TGACGTGTACCGTACCAAGGGCCAGCTGGCCAACTTCCAAGAGATGCTGGAGAACATCTTCCTGCCACTGTTTGAGGCCACTGTGCACCCTGCCAGCCACCCTGAGCTGCACCTCTTCTTGGAGCAC GTGGATGGCTTTGACAGTGTGGATGATGAGTCTAAGCCCGAGAATCACGTCTTCAACCTGGAGAGCCCTCTCCCCGAGGCTTGGGTGGAGGAGGACAATCCACCCTATGCCTACTACCTGTACTACACCTTTGCCAACATGGCCATGCTGAACCACCTGCGCAG GCAGAGGGGCTTCCACACATTTGTGCTGAGGCCGCACTGTGGGGAAGCCGGGCCCATCCACCACCTGGTGTCGGCCTTCATGCTGGCGGAGAACATCTCTCATGGGCTACTTCTGCGTAAG GCCCCAGTCCTGCAGTACCTGTATTACCTGGCCCAGATTGGCATCGCCATGTCCCCACTCAGCAATAACAGCCTCTTCCTCAGCTATCACCGGAACCCGCTACCTGAGTACCTGTCTCGTGGTCTCATGGTCTCGCTGTCCACTGACGATCCCCTGCAGTTCCACTTCACCAAG GAGCCACTGATGGAGGAATATAGCATCGCTACCCAGGTGTGGAAGCTCAGCTCCTGCGACATGTGTGAGCTGGCACGCAACAGTGTGCTCATGAGCGGCTTCTCCCACAAG GTGAAGAGCCACTGGCTGGGACCCAACTATACCAAGGAGGGCCCTGAGGGCAATGATATCCGCCGTACGAACGTGCCGGACATCCGTGTGGGCTACCGCTATGAGACCTTGTGCCAGGAGCTGGCGCTCATCACGCAGGCTGTCCAGAGTGAGACGCTGGAGACCATCCCGGAGGAGGCTGGTGTCACCACAAGCCCGGGGCCTCAGTGA